A DNA window from Boseongicola sp. contains the following coding sequences:
- a CDS encoding methylenetetrahydrofolate reductase, translating into MALLQFKRKSDKETTPVLPETETFLKNYSIEIMPRTAEKVEDFRALLPEGTRVYIAHIEGTPIEDMVATAKRVAADGYQVMPHFPARIIKDEATLGDWIARYQGEAGVEQALMLAGGVTNPVGDFDSSMQLLETGLFDKAGFKRLHVAGHPEGNRDIDPDGSTLNVDSAMRWKNDFNNRTDAEMALVTQFAFEAGPIIEWANAVQSSGINLPIHIGIAGPAKLQTLIKFAIACGVGPSLKVLQKRAMDVTKLVLPYEPDDIVNALAQHKAANPDFAISHVHFFPLGGIKTNANWAISRGGVSGRPAAATA; encoded by the coding sequence ATGGCCCTGCTTCAGTTCAAACGGAAAAGCGATAAGGAAACCACTCCGGTGTTGCCGGAAACCGAGACGTTTCTCAAAAATTACTCGATCGAAATAATGCCTCGCACGGCCGAGAAGGTCGAAGATTTCCGGGCCCTTCTTCCAGAAGGAACACGGGTTTATATCGCGCACATCGAAGGCACGCCAATCGAAGATATGGTCGCGACAGCCAAGCGCGTAGCGGCAGACGGCTATCAGGTCATGCCACATTTCCCGGCTCGTATCATCAAAGACGAAGCCACATTGGGCGACTGGATCGCCCGCTATCAGGGTGAAGCAGGCGTTGAACAGGCGCTAATGCTGGCGGGTGGTGTCACCAACCCCGTCGGAGACTTTGATAGCTCAATGCAACTTTTGGAGACCGGTCTGTTCGACAAGGCAGGCTTCAAACGTTTGCACGTCGCCGGTCACCCGGAAGGCAATCGCGACATCGATCCTGACGGCAGCACGCTCAACGTTGATTCTGCCATGCGCTGGAAGAACGACTTCAACAACCGCACAGATGCCGAGATGGCACTTGTTACCCAGTTCGCATTTGAAGCCGGACCCATTATAGAATGGGCGAACGCTGTCCAGTCTTCGGGCATTAATCTGCCAATCCACATTGGCATCGCCGGACCCGCCAAGCTGCAGACACTGATCAAATTCGCAATTGCCTGTGGCGTTGGCCCGTCTTTGAAGGTTCTACAGAAGCGCGCGATGGACGTTACCAAACTGGTTTTGCCTTACGAACCCGACGACATCGTCAACGCTTTGGCACAACACAAAGCGGCCAACCCGGACTTTGCCATCAGCCACGTACACTTCTTCCCACTTGGCGGCATAAAAACAAATGCAAACTGGGCCATTTCCCGCGGGGGTGTCTCGGGGCGTCCCGCCGCAGCGACCGCCTGA
- a CDS encoding methyltetrahydrofolate cobalamin methyltransferase encodes MTRTVLESKSKTVVIGFEEPFCVIGERINPTGRKKLAAELEAGDFSTVEKDAIEQVACGAQVLDINAGVVYNSNPNPNETEPPLMTKVVDTVQALVDIPLCIDSSVPGALEAGLAAANGRPLLNSVTGEEDRLELVLPLVKKYNVPVVAISNDDTGISEDPDVRFDVAKKIVERAADFGIPAHDIVVDPLVMPIGAMATAGLQVFSLVRRLREELGVNTTCGASNISFGLPNRHGINNAFLAMASAAGMTSAIMNPVAMPPTRKVIGERLDALKALGVTAVDDVDLGAVGPLLGLTTSDDLIAERIARLADIGVTVPEGIDPRKLGPLLGLGKLSGVASEEVLSIRAADFLVDQDPSGGNWIRMNKPVAAPGGGGGRGAREGRRRRRS; translated from the coding sequence ATGACCCGCACCGTACTCGAGTCCAAATCCAAGACAGTCGTCATCGGCTTTGAAGAACCGTTTTGCGTTATTGGCGAGCGCATCAACCCTACGGGACGCAAGAAACTGGCCGCCGAATTGGAAGCTGGCGACTTTTCGACCGTTGAAAAGGACGCAATCGAGCAAGTCGCTTGTGGCGCGCAGGTTTTGGACATCAACGCTGGCGTTGTCTACAACTCGAACCCAAATCCGAATGAGACCGAACCGCCCCTGATGACCAAGGTTGTCGACACAGTTCAGGCGCTTGTCGACATCCCACTATGCATCGACTCGTCCGTTCCCGGCGCGCTGGAAGCCGGTCTGGCCGCCGCAAATGGCCGTCCTTTGCTAAACTCGGTCACCGGCGAGGAAGATCGTCTGGAGTTGGTGTTGCCACTGGTTAAGAAATACAATGTTCCGGTCGTGGCGATTTCCAACGACGATACCGGCATCTCGGAAGACCCGGATGTACGTTTTGACGTCGCAAAGAAGATTGTTGAACGTGCCGCCGATTTCGGAATTCCAGCCCATGACATTGTCGTTGACCCGCTGGTGATGCCAATTGGCGCGATGGCGACCGCTGGCCTTCAGGTCTTTTCTCTAGTTCGGCGTTTGCGCGAAGAGCTTGGCGTCAACACGACCTGCGGTGCATCAAACATTTCATTCGGGCTGCCCAATCGTCACGGCATAAACAACGCGTTTCTTGCGATGGCTTCGGCCGCGGGGATGACTTCTGCCATCATGAATCCCGTCGCCATGCCCCCGACCCGCAAAGTCATCGGCGAGCGCCTGGATGCATTAAAGGCTCTGGGAGTAACCGCCGTTGATGACGTGGATCTTGGCGCCGTCGGGCCATTGCTGGGGTTGACCACTTCCGACGACCTGATTGCTGAACGCATTGCCCGTCTGGCGGATATCGGAGTAACCGTTCCGGAAGGAATTGATCCAAGGAAACTGGGACCTCTTCTGGGACTGGGCAAGCTGTCCGGCGTCGCATCAGAAGAAGTTCTTTCTATTCGCGCAGCGGACTTCCTGGTGGATCAGGACCCGTCGGGCGGCAACTGGATCAGAATGAATAAACCTGTTGCAGCACCTGGCGGTGGCGGAGGTCGTGGCGCACGCGAAGGTCGTCGGCGTCGCCGGAGCTGA